In one window of Camelus dromedarius isolate mCamDro1 chromosome 7, mCamDro1.pat, whole genome shotgun sequence DNA:
- the LRRN3 gene encoding leucine-rich repeat neuronal protein 3, producing the protein MKDLPLQIHVLLGLAITTLVQAVDKKADCPQLCTCEIRPWFTPRSIYMEASTVDCNDLGLLNFPARLPADTQILLLQTNNIAKIEYSINFPVNLTGLDLSQNNLSSVTNINVKKMPQLLSVYLEENKLTELPEKCLSGLSNLQELYINHNLLSTISPGAFIGLHNLLRLHLNSNKLQMINSQWFDALPNLEILMIGENPIIRIKDMNFKPLINLRSLVIAGINLTEIPDNALVGLENLESISFYDNRLIKVPHVALQKVVNLKFLDLNKNPINQIRRGDFSNMLHLKELGINNMPELVSIDSLAVDNLPDLRKIEATNNPRLSYIHPNAFFRLPKLESLMLNSNALSALYHGTIESLPNLKEISIHSNPIRCDCVIRWINMNKTNIRFMEPDSLFCVDPPEFQGQNVRQVHFREMMEICLPLIAPESFPSNLDLEAGSCVSLHCRATAEPQPEIYWITPSGKKLLPNTVTEKFYVHSEGTLDISGITLTEGGLYTCIATNLVGADLKSIMIKVDGSFPQDNNGSLKIKIKDVQANSVLVSWKASSKILKSSVKWTAFVKTENSHAAQSARIPSDVKVYNLTHLNPSTEYKICIDIPTIYQTSRKQCVNVTTKGLDPDQKKYEKSNTTTFMACLGGFLGIIGVICLFSCLSQEMNCDGGHSYVSNYLQKPTIAFSELYPPLINLWEAGREKRTALEVKATVIGVPTNMS; encoded by the coding sequence ATGAAGGACCTGCCACTCCAAATTCATGTGCTACTTGGCCTAGCTATCACTACACTAGTACAAGCTGTAGATAAAAAAGCGGATTGCCCACAATTATGTACATGTGAAATCCGGCCCTGGTTTACACCTAGATCCATTTATATGGAAGCATCTACAGTGGATTGCAATGATTTAGGTCTTTTAAATTTCCCAGCCAGATTGCCTGCTGACACACAGATTCTGCTCCTTCAGACTAACAACATTGCAAAGATTGAATACTCCATAAACTTTCCAGTAAACCTTACTGGCCTGGACTTATCTCAAAATAATTTATCTTCAGTCACCAATATTAATGTAAAAAAGATGCCTCAGCTTCTTTCTGTgtacctagaagaaaacaaacttactgagCTGCCTGAAAAATGTCTGTCTGGACTGAGCAACTTACAAGAACTCTATATTAATCACAACTTGCTTTCTACAATTTCACCCGGAGCCTTTATTGGCCTACATAATCTTCTTCGACTTCATCTCAATTCAAATAAATTGCAGATGATCAATAGTCAGTGGTTTGATGCTCTTCCCAATCTGGAGATTCTGATGATTGGGGAAAATCCAATCATCCGAATCAAAGACATGAACTTTAAGCCGCTTATCAATCTTCGCAGCCTGGTTATAGCTGGTATAAACCTCACAGAAATACCAGATAATGCCTTGGTTGGGCTTGAAAACTTAGAAAGCATCTCTTTTTATGACAACAGGCTTATTAAAGTGCCCCATGTTGCTCTTCAAAAAGTGGTAAATCTCAAATTTTTGGATCTAAATAAAAATCCTATTAATCAAATAAGGAGGGGTGATTTTAGCAATATGCTACACTTAAAAGAGTTGGGAATAAATAATATGCCTGAACTGGTTTCCATCGACAGTCTTGCTGTGGATAACTTGccagatttaagaaaaatagaagctACTAACAACCCCAGGTTGTCTTACATTCACCCGAATGCATTTTTCAGACTACCCAAGCTGGAATCACTCATGCTTAACAGCAATGCCCTTAGTGCCCTGTACCATGGTACCATTGAGTCTCTGCCAAACCTCAAGGAAATCAGCATACACAGCAATCCTATCAGGTGTGACTGTGTCATCCGTTGGATTAATATGAACAAAACTAACATTCGATTTATGGAGCCAGATTCACTGTTTTGTGTGGACCCACCTGAATTCCAAGGTCAGAATGTTCGGCAAGTGCATTTCAGGGAAATGATGGAAATCTGTCTCCCTCTTATAGCTCCCGAGAGTTTTCCTTCTAATCTGGATTTAGAAGCTGGGAGCTGTGTTTCCTTACACTGTAGAGCTACTGCAGAGCCACAGCCTGAAATCTACTGGATAACACCTTCTGGTAAAAAACTCTTGCCTAATACTGTGACAGAGAAGTTCTATGTCCATTCTGAAGGCACATTAGATATAAGTGGCATTACCCTAACAGAAGGGGGTTTATATACTTGTATAGCAACTAACCTGGTTGGTGCTGACTTGAAGTCTATTATGATCAAAGTGGATGGCTCTTTTCCACAGGATAACAATGGatccttgaaaattaaaataaaagatgtccAGGCCAATTCAGTTCTGGTGTCTTGGAAAGCAAGTTCTAAAATTCTCAAATCCAGTGTTAAGTGGACAGCCTTTGTCAAGACTGAGAATTCCCATGCTGCCCAAAGTGCTCGAATACCATCTGACGTCAAGGTGTACAATCTTACTCATCTGAACCCATCAACTGAGTATAAGATTTGCATTGATATTCCGACAATCTATCAAACAAGCAGAAAACAATGTGTAAATGTCACCACAAAAGGCTTGGACCCTGAtcaaaaaaaatatgaaaagagtaACACTACAACATTTATGGCCTGCCTTGGAGGCTTTCTGGGGATTATTGGTGTCATATGTCTTTTCAGCTGCCTCTCCCAAGAAATGAACTGTGATGGTGGACATAGCTATGTGAGCAATTACTTACAGAAACCAACCATTGCATTCAGTGAGCTTTATCCTCCTCTGATTAACCTCTGGGAAGCAGGCAGAGAAAAACGTACCGCATTGGAAGTCAAAGCAACTGTTATAGGTGTGCCGACAAACATGTCCTAA